Proteins found in one Solitalea lacus genomic segment:
- a CDS encoding TlpA family protein disulfide reductase: protein MKEKTGLMGWVWPVPKPQKTVPQEPKAPCRHKARCSLVIGMLCCCISVGALAQGASLTKERVSVGTNLSDVSLTTILNFPLSSARLSDFKGKAVILDFWATWCGSCVSAMPKLQALQGQFAKDLQVLLVTNEEQAKIASFLLKVKQVRDFTLPVVLDRDHRLWELFNIRLVPQYAWIDRHGIFRGVTTSEQLTPGNIQDFVSGNYHFLPEQAGAGSSAAGGGEPSSGLLYSSTLSGYQAGSGSNSFIGTGKVKAVNCTPEMLFRITYGQGKHLLPYPIWKTRVIRKDSLSRAPKGKNTAPTYGYELNFPGEATDKLLAMMRADLERYFPLTARLEQQAISCLALRCNGKPILNSTGGPPQAEENYFGVRLVNHPVQALIETLQSYSNLGILDETGISSPIDIELKAELGDLAQLQKALAAYHLELTPVTRQVEVLVIKDRTTQPN from the coding sequence ATGAAAGAAAAAACAGGCTTAATGGGATGGGTATGGCCTGTTCCTAAGCCTCAAAAAACGGTACCGCAGGAGCCCAAAGCTCCTTGCAGGCATAAAGCACGGTGCAGCCTAGTCATCGGAATGCTATGCTGCTGCATCTCGGTAGGCGCGCTAGCCCAGGGCGCGAGCTTAACGAAGGAAAGAGTTAGTGTGGGTACCAATCTTTCGGATGTGAGTTTAACTACCATTCTCAACTTTCCGTTAAGCTCCGCCCGCCTCTCAGACTTTAAAGGTAAAGCCGTGATCCTTGATTTCTGGGCGACCTGGTGCGGCTCCTGCGTTTCGGCGATGCCTAAACTGCAAGCCTTACAGGGGCAGTTTGCCAAAGACTTGCAGGTGCTGCTGGTCACTAATGAAGAACAAGCGAAAATTGCATCCTTCCTCTTAAAGGTCAAACAGGTGAGGGACTTTACCCTGCCGGTTGTGCTGGACAGGGATCACCGGCTCTGGGAGCTGTTTAACATCCGGCTTGTTCCGCAGTATGCGTGGATCGACCGCCATGGGATCTTTCGCGGCGTCACTACCTCTGAGCAACTCACCCCGGGCAATATTCAGGATTTTGTCAGCGGCAATTATCACTTTCTGCCTGAACAGGCCGGGGCAGGAAGTTCTGCTGCAGGTGGAGGGGAGCCGTCGTCGGGTTTGCTGTATAGCTCCACCCTCAGCGGCTACCAAGCGGGAAGTGGAAGCAACAGCTTTATCGGTACGGGGAAGGTAAAGGCGGTGAACTGTACGCCGGAAATGCTCTTTCGCATTACCTATGGCCAGGGGAAACACCTCTTGCCATATCCCATCTGGAAAACCCGGGTGATCCGGAAGGATTCCTTGTCCCGTGCCCCAAAGGGGAAGAACACGGCACCCACCTATGGGTACGAGCTGAATTTCCCTGGCGAGGCTACCGATAAACTGCTGGCGATGATGCGCGCGGATCTGGAGCGTTACTTTCCGCTAACGGCAAGGCTGGAACAGCAAGCCATCAGCTGTTTGGCCTTACGGTGCAATGGAAAACCCATCCTTAATTCAACAGGCGGCCCGCCCCAGGCCGAGGAGAATTATTTCGGCGTGCGCCTGGTGAATCACCCCGTTCAGGCGCTCATCGAAACGCTGCAATCCTACTCAAACCTTGGCATACTGGATGAAACCGGCATCAGCTCGCCCATCGATATAGAGCTGAAGGCAGAGCTGGGCGACCTGGCTCAATTGCAAAAGGCTCTTGCCGCCTATCATTTGGAATTAACACCAGTCACCCGCCAGGTGGAGGTGCTGGTAATTAAAGATCGTACCACTCAACCTAACTGA
- a CDS encoding SusC/RagA family TonB-linked outer membrane protein — protein sequence MKQLLNYICALLLCVPQLASGQTSPQGSVTGQVLAADGLPLAGASLWLKGSSVGTSADIEGQFRLSLAPGAYTLVISFIGYQTKEVNFKVPLKTALSITLTENTAQLKEVVVSTGYQHLPQARATGSFAKVDQVQLDRVVATGVLAKLENTVSGLVVNRSAFGEPTLTIRGQSTIYGNAQPLIVVDNFPYDGDIDNINPSDVASVTVLKDAAAASIWGVRAGNGVIVITTKKGKTEEPLKMQLTSNVTVGQKPDLAYLPTISSAGFLDFERHMFNAGYYQPLEQDETQPALSPAVELMIKERDGLITPAEAASQLEALSKLDVRKDLARHFFRPSVNQQYALSFKGGSKNVRYYVSGGWDNNLPSEVANHYKRMTLNSSLSFQPLKQLELGAGLNYTQSTSRQNNPGINLLSSASAYASKRLYPYAQLADAAGNPLAVVSQYRAGFVESAPASGYLDWNYRPLEDLRLAQNRADQNDMRASVQLKYSLTDYVNAEASYQYERAFTNTTNLQNSASFATRDLINQFSEGSGASLVRNIPLGDILDRQDGQLNAQTVRGQLNFVKDWNQTHSVAALLGAEAKELSTLASASRLYGYDPQTLSSEVLDLTRSYLVRPLGYYNYIPTLRGQSEKLDRFRSFYANASYTLKDRYMLSGSGRLDQSNYFGVATNGRSVPLWSVGGGWMIHREPFYQLKGISQLKLRATYGYNGNIDKTVTAYTTARYSYDQLNFVRSLEIINPQNPELRWEKVGMLNVGLDFELQGKVLSGSLEYYRKNGQDLIGNMAPDPTSGVSSFRGNVAHMKGQGIDVHLNSRNLDKGVKWSSQLLFSYATDRVTDYAKKDVAYNYTQLSTGIDIYPLKGKPVYGVYSYRFAGLDAQTGDPVGYVNGEKSTNYSAIMGVSPEELVYHGPARPTYSGALRNTLNWKNFGLSFSLGYKLGYYFRRNSISYSQLAQTWSGHRDYDLRWQQSGDERTTTVPSLPALLNSNRDDFYLKSEVLVENASHVRLQDLNLSYALRKQQLKALPVEHLELYLYANNLGVLWRANKQGIDPDAVPNGGASFLPAVRTLAFGIRVDF from the coding sequence ATGAAACAACTGTTGAATTATATATGCGCACTCCTATTGTGTGTGCCGCAGCTGGCCAGCGGACAGACCAGCCCGCAAGGCTCGGTCACAGGACAGGTCCTTGCTGCCGATGGCCTTCCGCTGGCGGGAGCGAGCCTCTGGCTCAAGGGCAGCTCCGTTGGTACTTCTGCTGATATTGAGGGACAGTTCCGCTTAAGCCTTGCTCCAGGAGCCTATACGCTCGTTATTTCTTTTATTGGCTACCAGACCAAGGAAGTGAACTTTAAAGTTCCGCTGAAAACGGCCCTTTCGATTACCTTAACTGAAAATACTGCACAGCTGAAAGAGGTGGTGGTCTCCACGGGGTATCAACACCTGCCCCAGGCGCGGGCCACGGGCTCCTTTGCTAAAGTAGACCAGGTGCAGCTGGATAGGGTGGTGGCCACCGGTGTGCTGGCCAAGCTGGAGAACACGGTCAGCGGCCTGGTGGTGAACCGCTCGGCCTTCGGGGAACCAACGCTCACCATTCGCGGGCAGAGCACCATCTACGGCAATGCCCAGCCCCTGATCGTCGTGGATAACTTCCCCTATGACGGGGACATCGATAACATCAATCCGAGCGACGTGGCCAGTGTGACCGTGCTGAAGGATGCCGCTGCCGCCTCGATCTGGGGCGTCAGGGCTGGAAACGGGGTGATTGTGATCACCACCAAAAAAGGCAAAACGGAAGAGCCCTTGAAAATGCAGCTGACGAGCAACGTCACCGTTGGGCAAAAGCCGGATCTCGCTTACCTGCCCACGATTTCTTCGGCCGGCTTTCTGGATTTTGAGCGGCACATGTTCAATGCAGGCTATTACCAACCCCTGGAGCAGGACGAGACCCAGCCTGCCTTGAGCCCGGCAGTGGAACTGATGATCAAGGAGCGGGACGGGCTGATCACGCCAGCTGAGGCGGCAAGTCAGCTTGAGGCGCTGAGCAAACTGGACGTGCGTAAGGACTTGGCTCGCCATTTCTTTCGCCCGAGCGTCAACCAGCAGTACGCCCTGAGCTTCAAGGGAGGCAGCAAGAACGTGCGCTATTATGTTTCGGGCGGTTGGGACAATAACCTGCCCAGCGAAGTCGCCAATCACTACAAGCGCATGACGCTGAATTCCTCGCTCTCCTTTCAGCCACTCAAGCAACTGGAGCTGGGTGCAGGGCTAAATTATACCCAAAGTACCAGCCGCCAGAATAACCCGGGGATTAATTTACTCTCGAGTGCCTCGGCCTATGCCAGTAAGCGCCTGTACCCGTATGCCCAGCTGGCGGACGCAGCGGGCAATCCCCTTGCGGTAGTCAGCCAGTACCGGGCCGGTTTTGTGGAAAGTGCCCCGGCCAGCGGCTATTTGGACTGGAACTACCGCCCGCTTGAAGACCTCAGGCTGGCCCAAAACCGTGCCGACCAAAACGACATGAGGGCCAGCGTCCAACTGAAGTACTCCCTGACGGACTATGTGAACGCGGAAGCCAGCTACCAATACGAACGTGCTTTTACCAACACGACCAACCTGCAAAATAGCGCCTCGTTTGCCACGCGCGATCTGATCAACCAGTTTAGTGAAGGCAGCGGAGCGAGCCTGGTTCGGAACATTCCCCTGGGCGACATTCTGGACCGGCAGGACGGGCAACTGAATGCCCAGACCGTTCGCGGCCAGCTGAACTTTGTAAAAGACTGGAACCAGACGCACTCGGTGGCAGCGCTCCTGGGCGCAGAGGCCAAGGAGTTATCCACCCTGGCCAGCGCCAGCAGGCTGTATGGCTATGATCCGCAAACCTTGAGCAGCGAAGTACTCGACCTCACTAGAAGCTACCTAGTTCGCCCCTTGGGCTATTATAACTACATTCCCACCTTGCGCGGGCAAAGCGAAAAGCTGGACCGCTTCCGTTCCTTTTATGCCAACGCCTCCTATACCTTAAAAGACCGCTACATGCTGAGCGGAAGTGGCCGCCTGGATCAGAGTAATTACTTTGGCGTGGCCACCAATGGTCGATCCGTTCCGCTTTGGTCAGTGGGAGGAGGCTGGATGATCCACCGGGAGCCGTTTTATCAGCTCAAGGGGATATCCCAGCTGAAGCTACGGGCTACCTATGGCTACAACGGCAACATCGATAAAACGGTGACGGCCTATACCACCGCCCGCTACAGCTACGATCAACTCAACTTCGTCCGGAGCTTGGAGATTATTAATCCCCAAAATCCAGAGCTGCGCTGGGAAAAGGTGGGCATGCTGAATGTGGGCCTGGACTTTGAGCTGCAGGGCAAGGTGCTCAGCGGCTCTTTGGAATACTACCGTAAAAACGGACAGGACCTGATCGGCAACATGGCCCCGGATCCGACCAGCGGGGTGAGTAGCTTTCGCGGAAACGTTGCCCACATGAAAGGGCAGGGGATTGATGTGCACCTTAACAGTCGGAATTTGGACAAAGGGGTGAAATGGTCGAGTCAGCTGCTCTTCAGTTATGCCACCGATCGGGTGACGGATTACGCGAAAAAGGACGTGGCCTATAACTACACCCAGCTGAGTACGGGCATTGACATCTATCCGCTCAAAGGCAAGCCCGTGTACGGGGTGTACAGCTACCGCTTTGCAGGGCTGGACGCACAGACGGGCGACCCGGTGGGGTACGTGAACGGTGAGAAAAGCACGAACTATTCGGCCATCATGGGAGTCAGTCCCGAGGAGCTAGTGTATCACGGGCCGGCCCGCCCCACCTACTCGGGTGCCTTGCGCAATACGCTGAACTGGAAGAACTTCGGGCTTTCCTTTTCCCTTGGCTACAAGCTGGGCTATTATTTCCGCCGCAATTCCATCTCCTATTCGCAGCTGGCCCAAACCTGGAGCGGGCATAGGGACTATGACTTGCGCTGGCAGCAGTCGGGCGATGAACGGACTACCACGGTACCTTCCTTGCCGGCCCTACTGAACAGCAACCGGGATGATTTCTATTTGAAATCGGAGGTGCTGGTGGAGAATGCCTCGCATGTGCGGCTGCAGGATTTGAACCTGAGCTATGCATTACGTAAACAACAGCTCAAAGCGCTGCCGGTGGAGCACCTGGAGCTCTACCTGTATGCCAATAACCTAGGGGTACTCTGGAGGGCGAATAAGCAGGGGATTGATCCGGACGCGGTGCCCAACGGAGGCGCCTCGTTCCTGCCTGCGGTCAGAACCCTCGCCTTTGGAATCAGGGTGGATTTTTAA
- a CDS encoding helix-turn-helix domain-containing protein encodes MPKDKFKILIGKRIAYLRNKKGLSQPELGHLCNKDKQSINRLEQGNINPSVFQLLQITNALGISLSDFFDFKIPEEILEELKE; translated from the coding sequence ATGCCTAAGGATAAGTTCAAAATATTAATTGGTAAAAGAATTGCCTATTTAAGAAACAAAAAAGGGCTTTCGCAACCTGAACTTGGACACCTGTGTAATAAAGATAAACAGAGCATAAACAGATTAGAACAGGGCAATATAAATCCATCCGTTTTTCAACTTTTACAAATTACTAATGCGCTCGGTATATCATTGAGTGATTTTTTTGATTTCAAAATACCAGAAGAAATACTTGAGGAGTTAAAAGAATAA